The genome window ctctctctctctctctcttcgaaTGCCCAAAATTGTTGGCACTCGTTTGTAGTTTTACCCTTGCAGTCTTCTACAGGGCAAGTGCTGGGGTATCTCTCaatggaaattcgaaaaactGGTAAAGCACACTGGGGACTAAGTTGCAAGCAAgcattgcaacaacaacaacaacaactgttaaCCAAAAAAACGCAAATTTATGGCTAGACTAAGCACCGAGCCGACACTACGAATAGAGGAGTTGGAGTCTATAAACCAGATATTGGCGATTTTCGTGCAATTGTCTTGGCATTACACACGGATTCAGATGCAAAGCTGGAAGTAGATGCTTGCTCTATGCACTGTGGCCACTCGTAAATAACGATTGGCATGCGGCTCAAGTGGCCAAAAACACAGAAATACAGTGTTCACACAGACAATCCGATTCAGTTGTAGTGAAGCGTGTACAGATAACAAGCTCTCCTTTTTCGTTTGgccaacatacatacatatatcgaaGCATTTTGAATTATGATACGCAGCGAGTTTTGCCAACTTGGGTCGAGTTGTACACAGATTTATGCCTGACAAATTCCCAAATATATATGACTCTGCGCTATGACAATGCATAAATTAGCCACATTAATTATTAACCGGCAAGCCAATGAGCCAACTAATCAACGCATgaacaaaacgaaacaaacaaacaataaccgaaaacaaaacaaagtcaaaTCGAAACGGAAACCGAAAAAATAACTTGGATCGAATGGAATCATAAATTGTGTGGCTAATTAATTTATCGACATTGGGTTTGGTATTTCCGTATTTACCACAAAATATTGCGCGTGGCATCAAATTGtgtattaagtatacgcacatGGCGCGCTAAATTTATAGCATAGTTATCGGTTGATGAGTGTAGGAAAAATAATGCATACTTTTGCGCGGCAAATgataaatgcaattacaacTAGCGAAATTatcgttgcatacttttcagcaCATGTTTTAAATAACTTGCCAATTGATTGCAATCGACAAAAAGGCAAAGCGTAatagtgttgcatacttttgcgcgttataaataaatgcaagtGACAAATACCATAGCATACTTTAAAGCATCACAGACAAGTGTAATGAAAGTCGATTGAAAATGCCAACAAGATACATCATTTGAATTACAAGAGTGTAAAGTAATAGCACACTTTAGTGCACAAGTTTATCATTTTCTAATTTGATAAATCTGTAATTTAAACACACTGCAAATTGGATGCAGTTAATCAATATTGAAGGCGCATAAGTAAAGTTctcacctgctgctgctgctgcagggTTTGTCCAAAGTCGTAATTGCAATTACAAATTAGAAAATGATTATACCAGCatgacaaatatttgtatcCTTCAATTAACAGCATTTAATACACAGTCTGTATGCAAAATAAGAGAGAGGGCATCAACTACATAGTCGCACGTTGGTTCAAATTGTGGCTGCTGTGCGAATGCAAATTAGAAATGCAgccaaaaatgtaaatttgctTGGCTTTTGTGTAACTGTAATTCCATGCACATACACGCTCACGTAAATTGAATGCATCAGTCAGTaaatagagaaaaaagaaTGGCAAACCAAGAACTGGAACCACAAAATGAAACTTTTTAGCTTAAGTAATTTTCGTGtgaaaataattcattaaaattagaTTAAAACGCTCGCTACCAGCACAAAACCTCAAAAACGTATAACGAGCAGCTCGAAACGAAAAACCTAAAATGCGATATggtaaaatgtgaaatgtgtaAAACTAGAAAACAGACTAAGGACTGcacatttttggcaaatgaTTTCTTAATGCAATTTCTTGTAACGAtagtgttttttgtttgggtCGGGTCATGAGACCGGATGTCATTGTTGCTCTTAAAGTTCTCACACGGCAAAATGCCGGGGAAAAGCACATAAAGAATAATAGCAGAGAGTTGTTCCccctcgctcgctcgctcccTTCTTCTGCTTGTTCTTCactctattgttgttgttcggcTGATGTGCGTATCAGGCAGCAGGAGACTTCCGGTGTTTTCCTTTGTTGAGCATCTCTCTCGACCAGCGACCCAGACTGAGGACTGAGCCGGGTTGAGCTGTGAGCTCAGCTCGAAATGATGCCATGACGGTACACcaacactctcacacacacacacatgcacacacacacacacgcacacagaaacacacacatgcagacagGTTGAAGGCGTCAGTCCATGAGCCCGTTCAGTTTTCAGCACTTCGTTCTCACAGTTCGCAATTCGTCGAGTCGAGTGCACTATATGTGTTGTTGTAGGAAGAGATACCCGGAGAATTGTTTATCTACCGTtgagcaaaatgaaaaataaacgCTAGGAAATGGCGAGCAAGCGATATGCGAAATGGAGGAGGCGGCGACCTAAACTCAATCCCGAACCGACATTAACCCTTTTTTGCCAGACCCATTGTTGCGACTATCTGCTGCGacatcataaatatttatcaaacGAAATGCTGTCATGGCGAAGAACGGGGGGCACTTAAGGTGTCAAAAGGGACACAACAAAACAGCGAGGACAATGTGCGATGGAAATAAGGAAAGCGAACAAGTGTTAACCGCACAAGTaaagcaaaccaaaagcaaagcaaaaagtaGAGCAGCGAAAAGCGAATgggaaaaagaaaagaatggaaattaatttgcatatgttAAGTGGCAGAAGCAATTAAAGCCCTGGCACGCAACCGAAAGAGGCCCCATAAGGAGATGGATAtcaagagacagagagagagagaaagagcaagcTCTGGCAAAGTCGCTGCTGCGGACGCGGTTGATTGAGATGTGAAAAGGCGCAAGGCACAAGGCGCATAAAGCACAAGAACCGAGCACGCTCCCAAATGCCAACTCAAGTCTGACTACTCGGGCAAGGACCGgggcaaaaagaagaagaacccaAGCCGGAGGAGCGAGGAAAGCACCGTGGAAAATGTGAAATCATAATTGGCTTCCAAATGCTTGAACTCAATTATGTGCGCAAATTTCGGGTATGCTGTCGTTGACAGGCAAATTATGGATTCAAGGCCAGCTCCCAGTTCACAGCTCCCAACTCGCAGTTTGCTCGTTTAATATGATATGTACATAGTACtgccatatatgtatatttatatatatatgcattgtgtgtgtgtagcactTGAATCAAAGCCCAGGAGGTGGATGGGTGGCCAGTGAAATGGCACTTTCACTTTAGGAGGGGCGTGTGCTCAAGACAATTTGCATAGCATTTCAACGGCCAACAAGGCCCAAGGGTAACCAGCgtaacagagagagagagagtatgGGGGATAGGGAGAGTAGGGAGTGAAATAGGTGCCCAATGGGAATGCCAGAGAGCTGGAGGGGGGAACCGAATGGAGACAGTTCAGAGCCAGACATGATAAATTACTCAAACacgaattaaatataaatcatagCTAACGCGCCTGCAATGTGCAATGCACAGGAAATTTACACAATGCATTTGGAATTGTGTTCTTGGGAGGCGTGGCCGACGGGTGGAAGGCAGGTGGAAACCGACGATGACGACAGGTTTGCCCGGAATCGAGCAAGTGAGTGGCTGCAGCAGGCGGCGTCACTCAACACAAGGTTGCCTTAGTCAAAAGGTGCAGAAAGCGTAATcaacagacagcagacagcagcgAAATGccgagacagacagacaagcGGAAAGGGGATATAAGAATTGTGGTGAAAACCGACGGTGAACTCCGCTTTTCCACTCTCGCTCCGTCAGTTATtggaatataataaaatacaacatttaaaagcaGTAAAAAACGAAGACATGACTTATGACGAAGTCCAAAATACTCTTGAAATTTAGTAATAGAATTATTTTCATGTTCATGAAGATAAGCCACTTTTTGTGTGGCACAAATCATGTGATAGTCCAAAGAAGGCGTTTAAATTCTAGCTCAAAAATAGCTGATGAATTTGCAACGCaataaaatctaataaaaatcaataatacaCCTTCATGCTAAGTTAGTGTATTAGTTGCGCCTACTATAAACTGTCGTAACTGTCGCATTATCACAAGTTGAACAAATCGCCTTACAAGCGGCACAAGGTCAGACCGTGAATGGGCCAAGCCAGATGTCTCCACTGTGGCTGTGTCGTCCTGTGCTTTCAACCTGTCAGATCGAGGTGAATGCGAGCGAAGTTCCAGAAGCACGTGTCGTCCAATGGAATCCATTGGACATCCCTTCGGTGGGAGCCAAAGCAATGAGATAAGTGAAGTGGAAAATTCGATTCGAAAGTCACGTGCTAATCGCAGCATTCCCAAAACCTCTCGACAGTTTATGGACTTTGACACGGGCATGAGTCCACTTCACTTCAGTCTCCATCGccgtcgcagtcacagtcggCGTCATAGTCCCACAGTCATTGCCAGGTGTCTCATTTACGGCTCAGTGGACAAACATGGCCAACTGAGAGCAGCTGAGCGTGTGTTGCTGTCTGCACTCTGAGACTATCCATCCAAATCGCATGCCAGCCGTAAGTAGGTGAAGGTGAGCCAGCAATTGTGTCGTATGCAgttgcatttcaaatgctCAATTGCTTTCGCTTCCTTGAGTCCCTTTAATAATGCACTTTAAAGTGCGAAGATCCAGAGATGAGACtgacaacaataaataatatgtctTTTGTACTCATTTGGGTTCCGGTTTTTCACTCACTACGCTCTCTTTGCGATCGAATTGCGCTCAAGAGCGCAGCTAAaagctctcgctctctctcagaGAAGCTTTTGCTTGGTATAGAAAGCACAATTGTTGTGACGCTTGTCTCAGTCGCCGGCCACACGTTGTTAAAAAAAGAGCACAAACAAAGTGCGTCGCATTATCGATTTGTCACACATCGAATAACAAGAATTAAAAGTGGAAATTTGTGTAATTAACTAACCAGCATAATCGAATGTAGTTGAGATAATCGCTAGACACCAATCTAGTGGCTGCAAAAACGAACCTTTGGAAGCGgccaaaaaagcaacagctgTCCACAATAATAAAGGGTCGACCAAAGTTCAGAGAGCCGCGCAATGGGAACTTTATCATTGAGCGACGTGAGTAAGCACTATTGAAAGCTCCaatgtgcagcagcaacagcagcagcgagagcaacaacaacgtttgTTTATACACTGTGCTACAAGTAATTGAAACCCATTTACAGTACGAGGATGTTCGCATTTGGGCACCTTGGGGCCATATCTCGGGTCGTTGGTATGGCAATCGAACGGAACGTCCCATACTCGCTATTCACGGCTGGCTGGACAATCTGGGCACCTTTGATACACTGATACCTCTGTTGCCCGACTACCTTGGGGTTCTCTGCATTGATCTGCCGGGACATGGCTGCTCCAGTCGTCTGCCACCCGGAATGCACTACAGTATGCACGACTATGTGTTCATCATCGCTCGGGTCATGAAGGCGTACAAGTGGCAAAAGGTCTCACTGTTGGGTCATTCATTGGGTGGCGCCTTGGCCCTTCTGTTCACGGCGTTGGCGCCGCACAAAGTCGATATGATCATCTCGCTGGACATTTGCCTGCCCATCCTGGAGTCACCGCGGATGTTGTCTGGCTGGGCTCCGTACCTGGAGAAGCATTTGGTGGAGGAGGAGCGTGCCGAGCAGAGTGAAATGCATGAACCGCCTTCGTATACGCTGCCTCAGCTGCGCAGTCTAATGGCCAAGGGTTCCTTTGAGTCGGTGCCCAAGGAGTTTGCTCATCATCTACTCTATCGCAGTGTGGCCAAGTCGCAGTTGTATCCGGAGAAATATTACTTCTCCCGCGATGGCCGTGTAAAGTATTACGTTATATTCCCGATGAATCGAAGTCAGGGTTCTGAGCTGGCTCGTCGCGTTAAGAAACCGTTTCTTATCATTAAAGCATCCAATTCTCCCTATGTTAGTCCCAACTCCGATGAGGCTATCGCCATTCTAAGAAAAGAGAACCCACATTTCGAGATGCACGAGGTGGCAGGAGCACATCATGCGCATCTCACAAATGCCACCGAGGTTGCCAAGTACCTTGTGCCATTCATACGACACCATCGACCGCCTCCGGTGTCTAGTTGGTCGCTGGCTGGCGAGGAAGCAAACATCAGCAAAAAGGAGAAACGCAAGGCCCAGGAGCGTTTCTTTTCCTGGAACTTGAAACGACGTAGCAAATTATAAAGGGGGAAATAGCAAATGGGAAAAGGATAAAACTTTCAactttttatcaaaataaagatTATCATATAAGAGTGAGTGAATGTAAGAAAATTCCCATGAGTCATTTTGCATCCCTTAGCTTAATTCGCACAATTCTAGAACAAACATaatctaaatatttaacaataaagtaaacaattaacaTTTAAGACGCTTAGCAGCTTTTAATTATAACATGAGTGATTTTAGCTATTTTTGTTAATCCATCGATAAAGAAAGCTATAAATATAGCGCTAAAACTATTGAAGTTGATTTGCTTTCAAGCTAGTTAAGAAACGTGAGACGATATCAGTTCagctaaaacaaattattattgcttGATAATGTGATATTTCTGTAAGTGATAATCTGAACatcataataaaaactatgcttcaacattttatttgcaatctATGCTGTTAGCAAAGCTTCAATAGATTAAAAGCAACAATGtgtaaaaataaagaaagagaTTAAGAAAAAGCCGATACGCTTTGCTTGCGATTATGCTCGTGTAATCAgaatagttatttttaaaagaaatttggAAGTTTTCACCTGGCTAATCGACATTCGGGTCAGTTGTCGATGAACTCTTTAGGAGAACGTAGCTAATCAGTCACGtgccaaaaattgtaaattcctcgaaaaaagtaaaactgcTTATCAAAATAGTTTAGCCATAACTCGTGCTGGTTATAGAATCGGAGCAACATGGGAACTTTGTTACTGAATGATGTGAGTAAAAGTATGACAAATACTTCAGACAGCTAATCGAGGGATTTCACAATCGACAGTACGAGGATGTGAGCATTCCGTTGCCCTGGGGACATTTGGCGGGGCGCTGGTATGGCAACCGCAGCGAACGTCCTATTCTGGCTCTACACGGCTGGCAGGATAACCTGGGCACCTTCGATACACTAATTCCCCAAATGCCGGACTACTTGGGAGTGCTCTGCATAGATCTGCCAGGACATGGACACTCCTCTCGTATGCCAAAGGGAATACAATATGACTTTGTCAACTTTGCATTCATCATAGGTCGAGTGATGCAAGAGTTCAAGTGGTCAAAGGTCTCGTTGCTGGGTCATTCAATGGGCGCCATTCTTAGCTTCATTTATAGCTCCTTAGCACCGCACACTGTGGATCTTGTGATACTAATTGAGGGTGTAATAAATCCATTTGCTCGACTGGACTTGGATATTTCTGCATTCAATATCGAGCGGTGTCTACAGGAAGTGGACCGCATGGCAATTAATGAGGCTACCAACTATGAACCCACTTCCTACTCGATGGAACATTTCTGCCAATTTGTTCATACCTGTACAGTTGAGGCTGTGCCCGTAGAACTTGCACCACATCTGCTCAAACGCAGCGTACACAGATCTCAGTTGTATCCAGATAAGTACTACACATTGAAAGATAATCGCACCAAGTGTGCCGTTGAACTGCAGCTGAGTCTGGGACTTGCAGCTGAGATGGCGCGATGCGTTCGAGAGAAACCTGTCCTTATCCTCAAAGGCGCCGAGTCCTCTTTCATTTGTGAAAGAGACGAGGAGGTTCTCTCCATTCTGAGGGCGCAAAATCCTGACCTGGAGTTCCACGAATTGCAGGGCAATCATTACATACATCTCTGCAATCCTACCGCGTGTGCCGCTCAAATTGTGCCCTTTTTAAGGCGTCATCGTCCACCTTCAAAAATTGATAACTCTCATCGGAAGCAGCACAAATTGTAGTCagtttatataataaaattgtcaaCCTACTTGGACAAAAGTAAAAGTGAGACTAATATTCCGGGCCGTGATAACCACGAAAGCTTCTCGCACAGCTGATGCAAAAGCTTTTCACACACACCTGACCTACGAATATGTTTGCTTGTGATCGCTCCAACCAACTGCATTCGCATTCCAATCATGAAAGCTCTTTCGGAATATCTTCGATAGCTGAAAGTAGTTGGAATTTGAAACAGTTGCCGCACAGCTGCGAGCACTGATAGTTGAAAACAATAActctatttttaataatggATAAGCGTCTAATTAATATTCAACGTTAATCAATATCTTCGGTTAGTTAAGATAGCAACCAAAAGCCTTGTGGAGACCCACTGAGCGTTCAATTGATAAAAAGTCGGGCAACGTCAAGTCATAGCAATAGCATTCAAAAAGCGTCGAAGCAGTCTAGAAACTAAAGTCAAGAGGCGTCCAAGGTTCAGCGGATCGTCATGGGCTATTTGTCATTAAGCGACGTAAGTGCGACTCcagtaaaatttaaaaacctCGTgatatatagagtatatattTATCCAACTATAGTACGATGTTGTGCGCATTGATACACCATTCGGACATATGATGGGGCATTGGTATGGCAATCGCAAGGATCGCCCCATTCTGGCAATACACGGCTGGCAGGATAACATCGGCACCTTCGATACACTAATTCCCCTGTTACCCGATTATCTGGGAGTGCTCTGCATGGATATGCCTGGACATGGTTACTCCTCAAACTTGCCGGCGGGCATGCATTACAGTGCTGACGATTGGATACTCATTATTAGTCGCGTCATGAAGGAATACAAATGGTCAAAGGTCTCGCTCATGGGTCACTCGCTGGGCGGTGTTTTAAGTTATATACACACAGCACTTGCGCCACAAACTGTCGACATGGTTATCCTCTTAGACATCACATTGCCGCCCTTTGACGCTCCCGAATGCATTCCGAAAATAGGCTCATGGATGGAGAAGCATCTGGTGGAAGAGGATCGCAATAGACTGGCCGAGGTGCAGGAACCTCCCTCCTATACAATGGAACAGCTGCGCGTTGTGCTGAGTCGAGGTACCTTCAACTCGGTGCCTTTGGAGTTTGCCCAACATCTGCTCAATCGAAGTGTGCGGAAATCATCACTGTATCCCAATCGCTACTACTTTTCTCGCGATGGTCGCACCAAGTATCACACACTGTTGCCTTTTTGTGCGGAGAAGGCACTTGAGTTGATCAAACGAGTTAAGGACAAGCCGTACCTCATCATCAAGGGCTCCGGATCGCCATTTATCGATTCCAGATGCGATGAAGTACTCAACTATCTGTCTGAGAATAATCCGTACTTTGAATTCTACGAAGTTGAAGGACTGCATCATGTGCATCTCACAAATGCGGCCGAGTGTGCCAAGCACATTGTTCCCTTCCTGAGGCGGTATCGTCCGCCTCCCATGGGCAGCTGGTCGATGGCAGAGGAGGAGACAAAAGTAGCTAAGGGGAAACTCTAATGCTGatacaatgaaatgaaaaatctaataatcaaaactaaaaatattccattaaAGAAACGATCCCTTATTACACAAGCTTCTCTAGCCTCCACTTGACTGTTATCCTATTGGGGACATATTCGCATTGCCTTCTGCTATGTAATTTGAGCAAGTTTAAGCCGCTTAACTACACTTGAGCGCTTTAGAACAATTAGCTGCGGCACATGTAATGCGATTGCCATTTGCCAATGCGatggcttcggcttcggctttcGACGTGGCCTTGACGCAAAAGTTAAGCAACAATCAAGGCTTACAAAAGCACATCCTCCTTCCATTCCCATCGTCAGCGATTGTAGTGGTTGTCAGCCTGACAACTGGCTTATGACTTAAGCCATTGTTGCCTAGCggaatgaaatatgaaataatcaGACAGCCTAAAAATATAGCGAGCTATCGAACAATTAGCTCTGCTCCTTCCCTTTATCTAGACAATACATGTAAAGGCACTTAAATAATGCGAAATGTAATCAATTGTTTGGGCTaaaaagcatttgaaaatcattttattgttggcGTGACAACAAAGgcgttgcctacttttcggCGCCGGCagtgtaaattaatttttcggCATCCGCACAAATTTTgcttgcctacttttaggtgCCGCCTAGTAACAGCAGCCAAGCCAGCAGCAAATGAAAAGCGGAACGGGAAACAACGAGGCGcatactttatttaatttaagcagTTTCCCGCTGTCTCAAATACTCTAGAAATGCTTGATAGGAGAGTATATTAGCGTAGTCAACTGGCAGATCACATATAGAACATTCTAGAGTATCTTTTTAGTTGTTCAGCCATTTTGCAGCTGTGTCCTTgaaacagctgctgctgcgctgccgTCTGCTGGCAgttgccacatgccgcatggcCACAAATGCTGAATATCAAATATGTATTCGTATTTGCTTTGCTCGCATAATTTTCTTGTCATACATTTTGATTGctcatattaatatttatgcttaAAGTTTGTCCTCGCCGGCTCGCAACGCGCGCGAAAGCAAATTCGAATCAATTAACGCAGCAGCGTCGAGTTCTTGCATATTTTCATACGCtgattaaacaacaacatttaaacAATATCGATTTTGCAATTTAGCTGCCTTCCTACAACACTTTTTCAGCTCAACTCGCAGCCCACACACGTGGCATACATTTTGTAACCAGAGACGCCGCGGGAGGTCTCCATGCCATGGATTGAAGGTGAAGCCATAAACTGTGAACGTATGCCAGCGTATGCCTagagatttttaaattaaagccaACTCTGTAGAGCTCTGGTATAACTTCTCATATCCATTACACTGGAAATTCTTGTGGCATACTTTTCGGGGCGCAAAACTCATAATTAACTCGGAACTCGGTGTGCAATGAAATGCGAATCAATCAAATGGATTGCTCTTATCTCGCGATTTGTGAATTGAATTAGTTTCGCAGAACTTTGCTGGAAACCCTTAAGCCAAATGAATTATGCATGTTGAGCCCATCAGTCGAGAGAGTCCAGTGCTTCTCCTCCATCACCCCTTGTGGCTAGCCGCttaataaactaaaactgTTTAAAATTCTTGGTGTGCTACGCTCGACGCTGCAATAAATCTGAAACTGCACTCAATTGCCGCAGCGCATGCAACATCAGGCGTCGCggtcgccgtcgcagtcgccgttgGCAGTGACGTTGACGTTAGAAACGTGCGCGCAATTTTCGCAATTTTCTAATAGTCGCTAACGCATCAGAGAGAAGAGAGCAAGCGAAGCGAGACCATTGGGTCTgttattaaaaagtaaaacaagcCAAAACACATTTCACGTACATTGCCAGAGGAGAAggagtttttgtttttcaagctAGCCTGGCCGGAAGTGCTTTCGACGCCATTTTGTGGTCGGCTTTTTACGGCCAAGACTGCTGCAATTGAGAGTGCAGCAGCGAGTGCTACAAACTCATACACGAGATCCCTGAATGCCCTTTATCAGCTGCTGCTACGTGCTCATTGAGGCCATCACGCACTTTAACCTACAGCGCACAAGTTTCGCTACAAGtccgaaacaaaaaaaaaaaagtgaatgaaTAAAGGGAACGGGAAAAAGCGCGCCTATGCTAGGAAGATTGCCAATAAATTGTTGCTAAGCAGCGAGATGgaaacgcagcagcagccgagcTGTAGAGAGGAGAGCGGGGGAGCAGCTGAAATAGTCAACGTCATGGCTCGTCCTTTTACTGCtgacacagcagcaacagcagcagcacgatACCAcaggacaacaacagcgtGAGAGCGAGAGGACAACCATTTGCATTTTCTCTCCAACCTTCGACCCACATTCCGGCTACCCATTAAATCTGCTACAATTTACTTGTGATTGACATGTTTATAAGGGTCGCACACAGCAGGAGCGAGCTAAGGATTctttcattctcattctcattcttccatctctcgctctcccccCTTTTAGACTCCATGGCGTGACGAGACGAGGGGTGCCATGGGCGTTTTcactctgctctgctgctgttgacctCCATAACAAGTGAAGCCCAAAACTggttttctttcctttttccAGTTTCAATAAATCTTTGATATTCGCACTGTCCGAGCATACTAAATATCCTTTTCGCATTTCAAGTGCTTTATTGAGGCAGcaaccaaacacacaccaCTTGAATTCCTGGAATCCcatacgcacacacaattAAAAGTTCCCACGTTGCGACAAGGTCCATGAATAAAACAACATGATAAATGCAAGTTAACAACACCACAATGACTCTTGCATACTCTATTAATAATTGGCAAATCTATTCTGATAAATTGGCatcaaataaatgaagaaAAGATTTTCTTTTTGGAAAGTAATTCGAATATaagagccaaaaataataactcCCTATGCAAAGAGGTGTAGATATGCTTtcaatataaagaaaatattgagtttgctatttttatacatacaactttttgttaaataaagaaaaatcgAGTGTCCTCGaaacccattttcaataaaagaaaaacaatgcggtattatttttc of Drosophila nasuta strain 15112-1781.00 chromosome 3, ASM2355853v1, whole genome shotgun sequence contains these proteins:
- the LOC132792004 gene encoding probable serine hydrolase isoform X2; the protein is MGTLLLNDYEDVSIPLPWGHLAGRWYGNRSERPILALHGWQDNLGTFDTLIPQMPDYLGVLCIDLPGHGHSSRRVMQEFKWSKVSLLGHSMGAILSFIYSSLAPHTVDLVILIEGVINPFARLDLDISAFNIERCLQEVDRMAINEATNYEPTSYSMEHFCQFVHTCTVEAVPVELAPHLLKRSVHRSQLYPDKYYTLKDNRTKCAVELQLSLGLAAEMARCVREKPVLILKGAESSFICERDEEVLSILRAQNPDLEFHELQGNHYIHLCNPTACAAQIVPFLRRHRPPSKIDNSHRKQHKL
- the LOC132792003 gene encoding probable serine hydrolase, whose amino-acid sequence is MGTLSLSDYEDVRIWAPWGHISGRWYGNRTERPILAIHGWLDNLGTFDTLIPLLPDYLGVLCIDLPGHGCSSRLPPGMHYSMHDYVFIIARVMKAYKWQKVSLLGHSLGGALALLFTALAPHKVDMIISLDICLPILESPRMLSGWAPYLEKHLVEEERAEQSEMHEPPSYTLPQLRSLMAKGSFESVPKEFAHHLLYRSVAKSQLYPEKYYFSRDGRVKYYVIFPMNRSQGSELARRVKKPFLIIKASNSPYVSPNSDEAIAILRKENPHFEMHEVAGAHHAHLTNATEVAKYLVPFIRHHRPPPVSSWSLAGEEANISKKEKRKAQERFFSWNLKRRSKL
- the LOC132790386 gene encoding probable serine hydrolase — protein: MGYLSLSDYDVVRIDTPFGHMMGHWYGNRKDRPILAIHGWQDNIGTFDTLIPLLPDYLGVLCMDMPGHGYSSNLPAGMHYSADDWILIISRVMKEYKWSKVSLMGHSLGGVLSYIHTALAPQTVDMVILLDITLPPFDAPECIPKIGSWMEKHLVEEDRNRLAEVQEPPSYTMEQLRVVLSRGTFNSVPLEFAQHLLNRSVRKSSLYPNRYYFSRDGRTKYHTLLPFCAEKALELIKRVKDKPYLIIKGSGSPFIDSRCDEVLNYLSENNPYFEFYEVEGLHHVHLTNAAECAKHIVPFLRRYRPPPMGSWSMAEEETKVAKGKL
- the LOC132792004 gene encoding probable serine hydrolase isoform X1, which translates into the protein MGTLLLNDYEDVSIPLPWGHLAGRWYGNRSERPILALHGWQDNLGTFDTLIPQMPDYLGVLCIDLPGHGHSSRMPKGIQYDFVNFAFIIGRVMQEFKWSKVSLLGHSMGAILSFIYSSLAPHTVDLVILIEGVINPFARLDLDISAFNIERCLQEVDRMAINEATNYEPTSYSMEHFCQFVHTCTVEAVPVELAPHLLKRSVHRSQLYPDKYYTLKDNRTKCAVELQLSLGLAAEMARCVREKPVLILKGAESSFICERDEEVLSILRAQNPDLEFHELQGNHYIHLCNPTACAAQIVPFLRRHRPPSKIDNSHRKQHKL